The sequence CGTGCTCAAAGTTGCACCTTTCCGGATTCGGCGACTGCCAGACTTTCGACGTTCTTGATGCGCTGTGGGCGCTCATGGGCATCCAGCAGCCCGGCGGAGTACCGCTTGAGTTCGGGTATCAGCAGGAGGGGGTCGCTACCCGGTCGCAGCACGACGTCAGCGGCCACCACCTTGCCGAGCAGCGCGTTGCGCAGCCCGTAGGCCCGCGCGGCCAGGACGGACTCGTGTTGCTGGAGCACCTGCGCGACCCGGTAGGGGTTCGCCTTGAGGCCGCCGACATTCACGAAGACCCCAGTCCTGCCTATGACGTGTACGCGGCCTTCGTCGATCTTCACCTCGTCCCCGGTGTCGACGAATGGCGTGCCAGGGCCGACCGAGACACACAGGTGTCCGTCACGGATGTCGAAGGCGGCACCGCTCGGGAGCCGACGCCCAAGGAGCGATTCGGGAAGACCGGGACGCCCGTCATCGACGTGGAGGACCGTGCCCAGCTCCGTCGTGCCGAAGATCTGCTTGATACGTCTCGGTGTGACCGTGTCGCCGAGCAGCCGCAGCAGTGACGCGTCGGTGGGCTCCCCGCCGATGGTCACGGTGTCCACCCGCCGGAACTCGGCCGGATCCCGGTTCGCGATCGCGGCGAGCCGCCAGAATGACGGCGTGGCCGCAGCGACCGTCAGCGGGACGGCGTCCGGCCGCGCCGTGGCCAGCTCCGCCGGACGAACGAACTCCACGCAGGCTGCCCGGCCCAGCGCCTGG is a genomic window of Streptomyces sp. NBC_00708 containing:
- a CDS encoding acyl--CoA ligase, translating into MTTGPHHIQPTGVWEAGRTTSWDEVTRQAGRLVEQVAAARPSAVAAAVPTGQALVTALVATRGMDSTVMITGPSVSDDRLAALGVDAVVEWPEASKDCTVRRLTGAVEASAPAEPGLCLLSSGTTGEPKPTHWPWRTLARGEWGRGSEHWAIGYAPHSFAAVSATCQALGRAACVEFVRPAELATARPDAVPLTVAAATPSFWRLAAIANRDPAEFRRVDTVTIGGEPTDASLLRLLGDTVTPRRIKQIFGTTELGTVLHVDDGRPGLPESLLGRRLPSGAAFDIRDGHLCVSVGPGTPFVDTGDEVKIDEGRVHVIGRTGVFVNVGGLKANPYRVAQVLQQHESVLAARAYGLRNALLGKVVAADVVLRPGSDPLLLIPELKRYSAGLLDAHERPQRIKNVESLAVAESGKVQL